The Winslowiella toletana region GGGAGAAAAGCTGCTTCCTGAGCGTGAGCTCGCCAAACAGTTTGATGTCTCCCGCCCCTCCTTACGTGAAGCTATCCAGCGTCTGGAAGCAAAAGGCTTGCTGCTGCGCCGTCAGGGCGGCGGCACATTCGTACAAAAAAGCCTGTGGCAAAGCCTGAGCGATCCGCTCGTTGGACTGCTTGCCGACCATCCTGAATCTCAGTTCGACCTGCTGGAGACCCGTCACGCGCTGGAAGGCATTGCTGCTTACTATGCGGCGTTACGCGGCACTGACGAAGATTTGCAGCGCATTCGCGACTGCCACGTGGTGATTCAGCAGGCGCAGGACAGCGGCGATTTAGATGCCGAAGCGGATGCGGTGATGCAGTATCAGATAGCCGTCACAGAAGCGGCGCATAATGTCGTGCTGCTACATTTGCTACGCTGCATGGGGCCTATGCTGGAACAGAACGTACGACAGAACTTTGAACTGCTCTACTCGCGCCGGGAAATGTTGGCGAAAGTGAGCGGTCATCGCGCCAGCATTTTTGCGGCGATTGTCGCCCGCGAGCCTGAACAGGCCCGTGAAGCGTCACACCGCCATCTGGCGTTTATCGAGGAAATATTGCTGGACAGGAGTCGGGAGCAGAGTCGTAGAGAGCGCTCCTTGCGACGTTTACAGCAACGTAAGGAATAACGCGTAAATATAACGCGGCAACTATGCCTGATATCACTGGCGTGGCAGCGCACAGCGCCGCAGCGTCAGCGCTTGACGGTATACACGACGAGCCTGTCTCCATGTGTTTTGGCAATAAGCAGAGCACATCGAGGCAGGCTCCAGACAATTCAACGTATTAGACACAGATAAGGAATACCCCCCATGTCAGAACGTTTACACAATGACGTGGATCCGATTGAAACTCGCGACTGGCTACAGGCGATCGAATCGGTCATCCGTGAAGAAGGTGTTGAGCGCGCACAGTATCTGATTGATCAGGTAATGAGCGAAGCACGTAAAGGCGGCGTTAAAGTGGCGGCAGGCACCGGTGCCAGCCAGTACATCAACTCCATTGCCGTTGAAGACGAGCCGGAATACCCGGGCAACACCTCTCTGGAGCGTCGTATCCGTTCCGCGATCCGCTGGAACGCTATTATGATGGTTCTGCGTGCATCGAAGAAAGATCTGGAGCTGGGCGGTCATATGTCCTCTTTCCAGTCTTCCGCCACCATTTATGAAGTGTGCTATAACCACTTCTTCCGTGCGCGTAACGATAAAGACGGCGGCGATCTGGTCTATTTCCAGGGTCATATCTCTCCAGGCGTATACGCACGTGCTTTCCTTGAAGGCCGCCTGACTGAAGATCAGCTGAACAACTTCCGTCAGGAAGTGCACGGTAAAGGTCTCTCCTCTTACCCGCATCCAAAACTGATGCCTGACTTCTGGCAGTTCCCGACCGTCTCAATGGGCCTTGGCCCGCTGGGTGCGATCTACCAGGCGAAATTCCTCAAGTATCTTGAGCACCGTGGTCTGAAAGAGACCTCAGCCCAGACCGTTTACGCTTTCCTTGGTGATGGCGAAATGGATGAGCCAGAATCCAAAGGTGCGATCACTATCGCTACCCGTGAGAAGCTGGACAACCTGTGCTTTATCATCAACTGTAACCTGCAGCGTCTGGACGGCCCGGTCACCGGTAACGGTAAGATCATCAACGAACTGGAAGGCATCTTTGCCGGCGCCGGTTGGGAAGTGATCAAAGTGATCTGGGGCGGACGTTGGGATGAGCTGCTGCGTAACGACACCAGCGGTAAGCTGATTCAGCTGATGAACGAAACCGTTGACGGTGACTATCAGACCTTTAAATCTCGTGACGGCGCCTACGTGCGTGAGCACTTCTTTGGTAAATATCCGGAAACCGCAGCACTGGTTAAAGATATGACCGACGATGAGATTTGGGCGCTGAACCGTGGCGGCCACGATCCACAAAAAATCTATGCGGCACTGAAAAAAGCGCAGGACACCAAAGGCAAGCCGGTAGTGATTCTGGCACATACCATCAAAGGTTATGGTATGGGTGACACCGCAGAAGGTAAGAACATTGCTCACCAGGTGAAGAAAATGAACATGGATGGCGTACGCTATATCCGTGATCGTTTCAACGTGCCGGTTGACGATGCCAATATCGAAAAACTGCCTTATGTGACCTTCGAAGAGGGTTCTGAAGAGCATAAATATCTGCACGGTCAGCGTGAGAAGCTGGGTGGCTACCTGCCAACCCGTCAGGCGCAGTTTAGCGAGAAGCTGGAAATGCCAGCGCTGGAAGATTTCAAATCGCTGCTGGAAGAGCAGAACAAAGAGATCTCTACCACTATCGCCTTTGTGCGTGCCCTGAACGTGATGCTGAAAAACAAGTCGATCAAAGATCGCCTGGTGCCAATCATCGCCGATGAAGCGCGTACTTTCGGTATGGAAGGTCTGTTCCGCCAGATCGGTATCTACAGCCCGAATGGCCAGCAGTACACTCCGCAGGACCGTGAGCAAGTTGCTTACTACAAAGAAGACGAAAAAGGTCAGATCCTGCAGGAAGGTATCAACGAACTGGGCGCAGGCGCATCCTGGCTGGCGGCGGCAACGTCTTACAGCACCAATAACCTGCCAATGATTCCGTTTTACATCTACTACTCTATGTTCGGTTTCCAGCGTATCGGCGACCTGTGCTGGGCAGCAGGTGACCAGCAGGCTCGTGGCTTCCTGGTTGGCGGAACCTCTGGTCGTACTACGCTGAACGGTGAAGGTCTGCAGCATGAAGATGGTCACAGCCACATTCAGTCGCTGACCATACCTAACTGTATCTCTTACGATCCGGCTTACGCTTACGAAGTCGCGGTCATCATGCATGACGGTCTGGTACGTATGTACGGCGATGCGCAAGAGAACGTTTACTACTACATCACCACGCTGAACGAAAACTACCACATGCCTGCGATGCCGCAGGGTGCGGAAGAGGGTATCCGTAAGGGTATCTATAAGCTGGAAACGGTAGAAGGTAGCAAAGGTAAGGTTCAGCTGCTGGGTTCAGGCTCTATCCTGCGTCACGTTCGTGAAGCCGCACAGATCCTGGCGAAAGATTACGGCGTCGGTTCTGACGTTTACAGCGTAACGTCGTTCACTGAACTGGCACGTGATGGCCAGGATTGTGAGCGCTGGAACATGCTGCACCCAACCGAAGAAGCCCGCGTGCCTTACATTGCTCAGGTAATGAACGATGCACCAGCGGTCGCTTCCACCGACTATATGAAACTGTTTGCTGAACAGGTTCGCAGTTACGTACCGGTCAGCGATTATCGCGTACTGGGTACTGATGGCTTTGGCCGTTCTGACAGCCGCGAAAACCTGCGTCATCACTTCGAAGTGGACGCAACTTACGTGGTTGTTGCAGCACTGGGCGAATTGGCCAAACGCGGTGAAATCGATAAGAAAGTGGTAGCGGAAGCCATCACTAAATTCAATATCGATGCCGACAAAGTCAACCCGCGTCTGGCATAAGAGGTAGAGATTAATGGCAATCGAAATCAACGTACCGGATATCGGTGCAGACGAAGTTGAAGTTACCGAGATTCTGGTGAAAGTTGGCGACAAAGTTGAAGTTGAACAGTCGCTGATCACCGTTGAAGGTGACAAGGCCTCGATGGAAGTCCCTTCGCCAGAAGCTGGCGTAGTGAAAGAGATCAAAGTGGCCACCGGTGACAAAGTTGAAACCGGTAAACTGATCATGATTTTCGAATCCGCCGACGGTGCAGCTGATGCTGCACCTGCTCAGGCAGAAGAGAAAAAAGAAGCGGAAAAACCAGCTGCCGCCGCAGCTTCCAGCGAAAGCAAAGAAGTTGCCGTGCCGGATATCGGTTCTGACGAAGTTGAAGTCACCGAAATTCTGGTCAAAGTGGGCGACAGCGTTGAAGCTGAACAGTCACTGATCACCGTCGAAGGCGATAAAGCCTCGATGGAAGTTCCTGCGCCATTCGCGGGTACGGTAAAAGAGATCAAGATCGGCACTGGCGATAAAGTCAGTACCGGCTCACTGATCATGGTATTTGAGACTGCCGGTTCTGGCGCAGCGGCACCTGCTGCTGAGAGCAAAACCGAAGCGACTCCGGCAGCGGCTCCAGCGGCTGCCAGCGGTGCGAAAGACGTTAACGTGCCGGATATCGGCGGTGACGAAGTTGAAGTGACCGAAGTGATGGTGAAAGTTGGCGACAAAGTTGCCGCTGAACAGTCACTGATCACCGTTGAAGGCGATAAGGCCTCAATGGAAGTGCCGGCGCCATTCGCGGGTACGGTTAAAGAGATCAAGATCAATACCGGTGACAAAGTCAGCACTGGCTCGCTGATTATGGTGTTTGAAGTGGAAGGCGCTGCGCCTGCTGCTGCACCTGCTGCGAAGAAAGAGGAAGCGGCTGCCGCTCCTGCTAAGCAAGAAGCCGCTAAGCCAGCAGCGAAAGCTGAAGGCAAGAGCGACTTCGCGGAAAACGATGCTTACGTGCATGCCACGCCGGTTA contains the following coding sequences:
- the aceE gene encoding pyruvate dehydrogenase (acetyl-transferring), homodimeric type, with product MSERLHNDVDPIETRDWLQAIESVIREEGVERAQYLIDQVMSEARKGGVKVAAGTGASQYINSIAVEDEPEYPGNTSLERRIRSAIRWNAIMMVLRASKKDLELGGHMSSFQSSATIYEVCYNHFFRARNDKDGGDLVYFQGHISPGVYARAFLEGRLTEDQLNNFRQEVHGKGLSSYPHPKLMPDFWQFPTVSMGLGPLGAIYQAKFLKYLEHRGLKETSAQTVYAFLGDGEMDEPESKGAITIATREKLDNLCFIINCNLQRLDGPVTGNGKIINELEGIFAGAGWEVIKVIWGGRWDELLRNDTSGKLIQLMNETVDGDYQTFKSRDGAYVREHFFGKYPETAALVKDMTDDEIWALNRGGHDPQKIYAALKKAQDTKGKPVVILAHTIKGYGMGDTAEGKNIAHQVKKMNMDGVRYIRDRFNVPVDDANIEKLPYVTFEEGSEEHKYLHGQREKLGGYLPTRQAQFSEKLEMPALEDFKSLLEEQNKEISTTIAFVRALNVMLKNKSIKDRLVPIIADEARTFGMEGLFRQIGIYSPNGQQYTPQDREQVAYYKEDEKGQILQEGINELGAGASWLAAATSYSTNNLPMIPFYIYYSMFGFQRIGDLCWAAGDQQARGFLVGGTSGRTTLNGEGLQHEDGHSHIQSLTIPNCISYDPAYAYEVAVIMHDGLVRMYGDAQENVYYYITTLNENYHMPAMPQGAEEGIRKGIYKLETVEGSKGKVQLLGSGSILRHVREAAQILAKDYGVGSDVYSVTSFTELARDGQDCERWNMLHPTEEARVPYIAQVMNDAPAVASTDYMKLFAEQVRSYVPVSDYRVLGTDGFGRSDSRENLRHHFEVDATYVVVAALGELAKRGEIDKKVVAEAITKFNIDADKVNPRLA
- the pdhR gene encoding pyruvate dehydrogenase complex transcriptional repressor PdhR, whose translation is MAYSKIRQPKLSDAIEQQLETLIMEGTLRPGEKLLPERELAKQFDVSRPSLREAIQRLEAKGLLLRRQGGGTFVQKSLWQSLSDPLVGLLADHPESQFDLLETRHALEGIAAYYAALRGTDEDLQRIRDCHVVIQQAQDSGDLDAEADAVMQYQIAVTEAAHNVVLLHLLRCMGPMLEQNVRQNFELLYSRREMLAKVSGHRASIFAAIVAREPEQAREASHRHLAFIEEILLDRSREQSRRERSLRRLQQRKE
- the aceF gene encoding pyruvate dehydrogenase complex dihydrolipoyllysine-residue acetyltransferase, which codes for MAIEINVPDIGADEVEVTEILVKVGDKVEVEQSLITVEGDKASMEVPSPEAGVVKEIKVATGDKVETGKLIMIFESADGAADAAPAQAEEKKEAEKPAAAAASSESKEVAVPDIGSDEVEVTEILVKVGDSVEAEQSLITVEGDKASMEVPAPFAGTVKEIKIGTGDKVSTGSLIMVFETAGSGAAAPAAESKTEATPAAAPAAASGAKDVNVPDIGGDEVEVTEVMVKVGDKVAAEQSLITVEGDKASMEVPAPFAGTVKEIKINTGDKVSTGSLIMVFEVEGAAPAAAPAAKKEEAAAAPAKQEAAKPAAKAEGKSDFAENDAYVHATPVIRRLAREFGVNLAKVKGTGRKNRILKEDVQAYVKDAVKRAESAPAAATGGGIPGMLPWPKVDFSKFGEIEEVELGRIQKISGANLSRNWVMIPHVTQHDEADITEVENFRKQQNDEAAKKKQDLKITPLVFLMKAAAKALEEFPRFNSSLSEDGQKLTLKKYINIGVAVDTPNGLVVPVFRDVNKKGIVELSRELAVISKKARDGKLTASDMQGGCFTISSLGGIGGTAFTPIVNAPEVAILGVSKSSMKPVWNGKEFVPRLMLPLSLSFDHRVIDGAAGARFAAYIGTIMADIRRLVM